The DNA window AGaaatgtgtgaaaaatcaagtgaaaatgatttaatttgattggtgAATCAATTAGTTGAAGTTGAGAAGAAATTGAATGAGAAAAGagctaaaaaaataggttttgtctcctaaagggcttgaactcacgccctctaggtTGCTAGCTAAAACACTTACCATTTGGACCAGGCACGCAGCTTGTTATGTGAATACCTCCAAGTCattatatttcaaaacaagttcataaatgagtgaaaaaaataaaatgaaacaaaaggtCTGAAGGGGGGATCCAACCTCATACCTAAGGCATGGCAagagtttggacgcgcgctgtaaccattgggacactacgatgaattcgtaagtgacacacccatcattcaaaataaaataaactcaatcttgggaaatttgaaaaatggcgccaccatcttcatcttcaacctcaagctttagatttttgaatttgatatctccttcgtttctcaacaaaacttaatgatgtaaacatgaattttgctcgttttttaacaaggatcatgatggtatcctttgattttatttattttcagtataattcaaaattcacacgcatgaacactaagaaccctaaaaatgaattttaacatgaaatactatatatgcatgatatgatgaaattgactgagggttaatgatcctctcaggtgctgaaacttgttggtataacaagttttgatttatgaaataggaatcatagagtttgaattTTATGAAACTTAACTCTGAAATGAAGATCGAGCTCTGATCAAAGGGTGCTACGGAGTTGTTGTAACAATCCCAAAAGCTTCAGTGATCCcccaggaaggtgttgagatgcttagtttGGGTTAGAACtccccagaacttcttgctcgaccccaactgatatggctccaagtgagaggtgaagataaTGATCCTCCACGTACATAGgtgttccaggtgtttggatcacctctaaaaaCCTCctttgatgtgtttgaatacttactttcaaaagaagagcttaGGTTTGAAGAtttgagtcttcttgccaaaggacctttgaaaaacctaagtatgaagagagaagagagaaagcaagatttatgttgctttggtgtgttttgatACTGAGGTATGCCCTTGTAATTATAGGCAAAAGGCtcagagcaattggagatagtaagcttgcttaataaagtcactttggtttcttggccatgaaggaatttaaggaatctccaagatgcaatgatggtgttttcgagctagctccccatccattgatcttttctgatcttaggggacagacATGAAGTGTAGAGCTccctaattggcttagaaaagattccaattgatgaatcaccatttgccataaattcctaaatgtaatgattacttaatcaaatggctttgatttttggatgttttggAATCTTGATGCCAATGATTCAAATGATTCTCTCCAATCTCTTATGATATATTTGAAGTGTATATGCACCATTTAGTATAGGTCCTTGCACGAAAATGACAAAAACCAAAAACGGTCATGCCTTGAAACTTCACTCCATGGGcctaactttgaacaagcataactcctagctcaaaatgaatttggagaaggttgaacacaatttaaAAAACTCTTTTTAAAAGAAACAAAGTAAACTACATATTACGATAAAGTCCTTTGGTTTAAAATTACTTATTGaaaggaaattttaaaaaataaaataccatTTTATGAAACTCAGATGCGTGATAAACTGTGAACAAGGAGTAAGTTTAGATGGTATAGATAATCAAGGTAACATTAATAATGCTAGGTTTTTCAACAAAGATGTAAAATATAGTTTTGCAAAGATTTTGTTgattcttttaataatttttatttatattattaataaatttaaaaatgatttacttttaaaaattatGATGCATATAAGAGCGCTTAGTCAAGATAGTTGCGAGTAGGGGAAAAAAGGGGAAGAAGGTCGTCAAGAGTCGTCTTGGAGACATGACAGTTCCGCCTCAGATTGGGTTGGGGACTTATTCAACTTCTTCCGTTGCAAGGCTATCATCCCCCTAGCAGGTGACTTTGACCAGGAAAGTTTTCGCTCGGAGGGGACCTTCGAGCTGACCAGGGAGAAGGAAAAATATCCGTATGAGCTCCCTCCGTGCTTTCATCAGAGGGATTTTTTTGAAGGCTCATACTTGAAGGTCCACAGGGCGGAGTCTGTACATCTTGAGGAACTCGACCATACGAGCAAGATGAAACTTATGTCTCAAGATGGTGTTGCCCGGATGAGGGTTTTGGGCATGGCAGTGGTCTATCCGGAAGAGGGGACCTCCCAGGATCTCGAGCAAAGGAAAATGTAGGCAACCAATTCGGCTCTCGAGGAGAATATAAAAGAGCTGTAATATGAGAAGGATGTGCAGGAGGGGGAAAGGCGAAGTTCGCCAAGCAGACCGAGGAGGTGTTTCGTATGAAGAAAGCACATGCCAATCTATAAGTAGACAAGAAAAAGCTCGAGGACATAGTAGCTTCCTTGAAGGATGATTCGACACCGAGTGAGGGTGAGAATGAGGAATTGAGAAATTAATGACCCGTGCCAATATTCATCTGGTCGAAGAGGACTTCTTAGCGTCTATGGAAGATAGCTGCAATAATGGTGTGGAGCAGCTGAAGTTCGTGAGTTTTGGGGACGAGCTTGTCACTACCGGGATCAGATTTTTGCCTAGCATGGACGAAGGCTGAATCATCATCCCTGACTTTCTCAACTTGGGCGGAGAAGATGCATGTTAAATACGATAAAATGTAAATAGACATAAAATGAAAGACAATATAAATATGTAAAGATGACGTATCAGTCGACCAATCTAGTTAGCTTTTGTCTCATGGGTTATAACAAATAAATAGGTTGGAGTAAATGGATTTTTTTAGcattactatatttttttattttgaaaagagatGTTATTGAAGATAAAGTTACATTCTACCTAAATTATTATCCATCAAATAAGTGTCTGCAATCTATGAGGGAGAAAGAGAGAGTAGTGCTTATAAGATTGTTTCAAAGACATTTTTTAAtaggatgattgattttaatcaaCCACATACTTAATATTTACATCTCTTTCATATAATATAACATCATTTTACAATTTTCAAAAGAACCATCGGGAAATATGCTTAATTAGAGCCCAAGTGAGCATCAGACGAGACTCATCCTTAGAAGAACATGAAACAATACAAAGATGTAATTAATCTATTGGCAAGTTCAGGTTTCATCCTAACCACTTGTTTTTCGGTATTTTTTTTGTTACCAATGCGTGTGATTTGAAAGTGATCGTTAGTAAGAAAACGATATAAATATAGAGTTTAAATGAAGACAAGTTTTGATAATTGATACGGAGATATCGTGTAGTAAATAACATTGATTAAAGGTGAAATCTAGCATATATACACATGCCATGATCTCCTGCTTGTTTATCACCCATGTTGTTATAATTATTTCAAAGTCTCCCACAAACTCTTGATGATATTTGTCAAACGTGTCGTCAACATCCTCTTTTCTTGACACTCAAATTCTAAAAGATTCGCAAAGTTGTGAAACTCCTCATAGTTGTTGACTTATTCCTCTGTCGACACATAATTCATGTCGAATATGATTCTCAAAATTTTATACATGTTTCCAGGTGATCTTGATCTTGTGGATTTATTCTTGTGATTCTCAAAATTGTAATCATTACGTTAAGCTTTAATGTTGCCAAGCTCTAggcattaaaatattttataaatataaagacAAAATCTATGGAATTGTTTTCAAACCATACAATTCTGGTACATCTGATTTCTACAACAAAGTTTGATGTATCTACATTTAAAATCCattctttatattttattaacttatCCAAAATTTATAAGCTAAAAAATTTCCATATATTTAGTTTTGAGATCTCCTATATGTCTCCGTGCACTGAGTTCTGAGCAGCAACATAACGAGAAGATGTAGCTTTTGGAAGAAAATTAAGAAACTCATCAAGAAGGTCAGGATGGTGTTGCAAAAGTGTGGTAATCTGTATAAGTTCAAATATGACAAATTAAGCatctaaataaaaatattttgaaatactaTAACATGATACGCATAATTAAATTCAACAAATATACCTCTTTGCAAACTTTAGTGAAAGATATATGCTTCTTATAATACATAATTAATATCTTTATACATGATTTGTAAATATGGTCATCAACACCTTGAAATTTAGCCTGTGAAAAATTTATTCATTAGATTCAAAATTAAATTTGGTCCTTGTATTTGAAACATATATGACGTACCCTTATCTTATTCAAAAAACTTGTAGCATCTTCCATTTTGACATGCTTCTTTTGCTGAGATTGTTTAACCTCTACTGGAAGCTTAAACTTATATCCAATTGGCATGAAAAAGTTAAATCTCAATAATAAATCTTGATGACCCTCTAATATTTTCTTAGCTTTTTCCATGAAATCCGTAATCTCAATCCTAGAAATGTTCGAAATCGATAGAAAAAATGAaatacaacaaaaaacaaaattaagatCAGCAATCTGAATCTCTCTCACAATATAAACATTAGAATAAAATAAGGGAATAGCATCATCAAACCTTTTTGCTCTACAATCCAATAAGGCTTTCCCAAACTCATGAAACTTATCTTCAATTAATCTACCCTTTAATTCATTGAGAAATTCCATGGCTTTTTTAGCACCCTGTTGTATAGAATATCTGTTTATCATCTCCGATTGCCCTGGCCCAAACCTTTAGTAATATGAAGAAACAGAATGAATTAGGAGAAACTTATTAGAAAATTGAATATATTAGATAATCAAATTCCAAGAAAGATAAGAGAAACAAAACTAACTCTATGCTCGTTTCAAGAACCATGTCAACAACACTTCAAGTCAACAAGAAGCAGCAAGatcctgaaaaaaaaaaatagagattcGAAAAAAATAAATGACCAAGATTTGCGTTGTAGTGTTATTTTCATGAGAATATCAATGTTTAGATCAACCTTTAAATAATTTtagaatttattaaaaatattaggaattaaataaaattaattaaattcctttttaatttttcctttttttttattttcctttaaataattttcctttattaaatttatttttagggaATAAATTtgcctttttttctctttttccttttatttctattttcctttttttctatttttcctttcatttctattttcctttcatttatattttcctttcatttctattttcctttaaatttacttatttgaaaaataaatttatggAATGCCACGACATGTGCTGTGACATCATGTCCTATGAGATGTCATATGCAGAAACAAGTGACAttgcgcctgctgagctggaatgtGAAGATTCAATATGCATTAATGAGATGCAGAATATTCCATGGCATATTATgaaatcctatgtggcgcagatttaaaggtcaagagaatcaagttagaatattgaagattatgcagtttctaattatggagataaattaggaaactcgtgATTGAAGATGTTTCTTTTAGCACAAGATTTCTACTAATTTTTAACAGCAAATAAGGTTGTGATTGTAACCCTAAGtctagttgggaataggttataattAGGAAGTTTTGTAACCTATTTTAGTTGGCAAACCGATTTTAAGAAAGATGTAATcactagggttagccgtgtaaggGAACCACCTGgattgtgaagcaatgagtgcagtATTCTTATTGGAGGAAGCTTTTGAAGTAACTCTAAGTTATGTTAGTTTGTGTGATTAGAATGTTGGCAATTGGATGTTGATGCAGTGGATGAGTCGTCAACTGTTAGACATCATTACAGTGATTGGGAGTGAGAgtggtttctcatatctagggagaacctaggtagaagggtcattgggtagtgattaagtgcgtAGATTGTCAACAGGTGCGTAGATTGAGGATCAAGTTCACCTACCATTGTAGTGTTTAATTATTGCATCTGAGTTCTGTCATGTCAGAATTTCAATTATTGCATCCTaagaaataaacaacaaaaaaggaCCACCGATCTAACAAATTGCTAAGTTATTTACAATATGCCACGTTAGTAACTACTGAAATGTCCAATATCCTAGGCTTAAAAAATGTTGAAATCTCTAAGAGCCCGCGTTAGTAACAACTCATGATCAGTAACTGCGTCTTCGAATTGTTTGATGTGATATTCGTCGACACTCCTTTCTTCAACTCAGTCTCTGACTTAGAAAATTTAGAAGTCTATTTTTATAACTGATGACCTCGTCGAAACAAGTATCTTGTCGAGATAAACTttcataaaaatgtcatttttgagATTTTGAAATTGTTTAGAGGAAATGGTGATATTAGTCTTGTGGATGTGTTCTTGTGATTCTTCCAAATCATATTTATCTTGTTTGTCGAGATTTCCCAATTGATGAgattgattttgtggaagttTGTTAATTAATGCTTCCAACGCTAAGAAAATCTTAATGAACCATcctttattagtttttttttcttttagctAGAACTTTCAAGCAAACACATGGCCCCCAAAAATGCTGTTTTTCAATCATTTGTGTCAAATGGAAGAAATATGGCATTTTTTGTAACTATTTCGACACTGTTTACAATAGCATGCACACGTTTTTGTAATTTTACTCACTGTCAATGATCCTAAAACAGATGATTCCTGTATCATATCCACTTCTCACATATGGCTTGAAATCCAATGAATTGAGGAACTCTAAAGCGAGGTTCCTATAAGTTACATGGATATCATTAACAAAGTCATCCTAGCTGAGCTGGTGGCACAAATACCTCACACTTGTCTCAATCCTCAACACCTCCATACAGGCCTGGTCGGGAAACCTAGTGGGTAACATGGGGTGAGCAGACAAAGCAGCGAAACATGATCTCTGTGCATCGTCTCTGAAAATCACATCCATGCCATCAAAGTGATCCATCCTGAAAAAGTAACACAAGAATATATGGTCCTGAAAAATACAACCAAACAAATCAgtccaaataaaaatcaaataaaaaattaaactaaattaaattaaaagaaccATGGGTTTCCTCCCATGCACCTTAATCCTTCTTTGTGACTCAAGAACTCATGGGTGTCAGGCAGATGCGAGATGTGCCACTTATTCAACAAAGGAGTACAACAAGTAACCATTCCTTTTCCATAGGAATTTCTTAGATTTATGGAGTACTAAGTGTCCCCGAGCAAGGTAGGGACAGGGTTTCGTTTCATAAAGATCTTAATAGCACTCATATCAACAAGGTTGTCAATTTTTCGTAATAGGAACAATCCATAGACTAGTAGAGCAAACACAACTTCAAAGTCatcttcttttctctcttgtGACAAGGTGAGGGCTTTCTCAATTAAGAATTCATCAGAAAACCCGGGTAATCCTCCTTTTGTAACCATATTTCTCTCAATCTCATCCTTTCTCAAGTGGGTGATCGTTGCAATCTCACGAGATTTAGGAtctttttctaaaccagtgaTGAGAATCCTTCCTGTAGTAGGCAACCGAATGATGCTTGAATTTTCTTTTATGGTTGGTAACAATTGATAATCCGGAAAGGTGGAGCAATGTTACAAGGCATCATAAAATTGGATTAATGTAGAAAGGATCCCTTCTtccatcatggtcttgaggaggTACAATAATCTTCCATAGTCTTGATCAACAATCAAAGACCCTACCTTTCTCAATTCTTCCACCTCTAAACTCTTGAAAGTATATCTCTTGGGTTTTCTCCTTTCTAGTTCCATTCCtataatgtttacaaaacaaaaaGGTTTCTTAAAATCCAGTGAAAGAGGTTATGGTTTTAAAATGCATGAAcgaatgaatgaatgcaaacatagaaAAAACATGGGGTTTAAAGGTTCAacatcacgagcatggagcctaaggtctacccatcccaaaggTGTTTACTATGGTTATTTTCAACTTAGGGATTATAAACTCTGCAACATACAAGCTCATTTGAATAATATCCCAAGAGAACCTCATCCGAGTGTAGTGTCGTGTAATAACCATTATGGAATTGAATCGAAACACAGTTTCCACACTACTTCCTAACGACCAATATTGGTTAAGGTTTTTCTAGTTCCCCAGCTTCTTTAACCTAGTTGAATGCAACGATGCTTCTCCAACTATATGGTCAACAAAGTTACATCCAAAGAGGCCTCCACTAAATGATAGATCACAAATTAACTTCTTTGGGACTACTCCCGCGAgatcaaaatgactataccaTCTCCTATCATAAGTTGCACtctaatccgggttaggatttatctcaccacaaggggaatcaagccctttcctaATACAAtccaataaaataacaaatattcacataggaaaataaaacaaaagtatGTAGAAAAATAAAAGCAATAACATAAACAAAGATAAGGTCAACCCTTCCAAAGATACACCAATAATTTGATCAGTATCCCTAGCGGAGTCGCCACTTTTCTATAGCGGTGAAATTGGCgagactaaagccattgaatAGACTTAGCTCGTTTGTTTAAAATAGAGTCGCCATTGCGCTTTATTCATTCCAAAAAGGAATGGACGAAAGAGAGAACAAAACCCACAAAAgttcttaaaataaaaaataataaacttatcagatatttgggtaagggggtttgttatacaaggggaagattttaagcacccctcatatccatggtatcccatgggaacctctttgaaaatattattgtttttgtgtaaATTTACTTGAAAAGCATATGTGAACTTTGTTttaaatagagggtggggatgggaaaatatttttttttaaagtgagctcgataagacatcgcatcttaggcctacataccccttttaaagaaaagggaagtcaaggattttgtagttcttcttaaaaggaaaataaaagggccaaAGTGGACGAAATCTTTTTAGGTGTtgaactttaacaatactcaacgagtTTTTAATAAAAAGGGACCATGCTTTTACATTACAAGGTCAATGAACCAAGAGTattttcactgggaataattcttctcttagtaccaatgttttaaaacaaaggggtggttgagctttaacaatacaaaccCAATAAAAAAgtgaccaagctttaacaatacaaggtcaatagACTACGAGTaatttcaccgagaataattctcctcttagtaccaaggtttataAACAAAgtgttggttgagctttaacaatacaaaaccaatttttttaacaaGTGAAAAACTTTGacaatacttta is part of the Vicia villosa cultivar HV-30 ecotype Madison, WI linkage group LG2, Vvil1.0, whole genome shotgun sequence genome and encodes:
- the LOC131646317 gene encoding paired amphipathic helix protein Sin3-like 4, with product MVLETSIEFGPGQSEMINRYSIQQGAKKAMEFLNELKGRLIEDKFHEFGKALLDCRAKRIEITDFMEKAKKILEGHQDLLLRFNFFMPIGYKFKLPVEVKQSQQKKHVKMEDATSFLNKIRAKFQGVDDHIYKSCIKILIMYYKKHISFTKVCKEITTLLQHHPDLLDEFLNFLPKATSSRYVAAQNSVHGDI